The following are from one region of the Leptospiraceae bacterium genome:
- a CDS encoding dihydroorotate dehydrogenase-like protein yields the protein MNLSTKYMGLNLRTPLVASAGPLSYHLDDIKKMEDAGISAVVLYSLFEEQIEKENQELHHHLSYGTHSFAEAITYFPEAGDFESGPEQYLEYIRKVKQSVSIPIIGSLNGYTSGGWTNFAKLIQEAGADGIELNLYNVPTDANVTGKELEEDFAETLWQVRKTVSIPIALKLSPYFSNLMNCAKKFANMGANALVLFNRFYQPDFDLEHLEVKSHVQLSTPNDLRISLRWIALLYTKVHADLAGTGGVHRAEDMLKLLMAGANVGMLCSVLIREGIKKISVIEKDMIAWMEKHEYESVTQMLGSMSAAKYHTPFEYERAQYIKALHSVHVHAEK from the coding sequence ATTAACCTTTCAACAAAGTATATGGGGCTTAATTTACGAACCCCACTCGTAGCATCAGCAGGTCCGCTTTCCTATCATCTAGATGATATAAAAAAAATGGAAGATGCTGGAATTTCCGCTGTTGTTTTGTATTCTCTTTTTGAAGAGCAGATCGAAAAAGAAAACCAGGAACTGCACCATCATTTAAGTTATGGAACTCATAGCTTTGCTGAGGCTATTACCTATTTTCCGGAAGCGGGCGATTTTGAATCAGGTCCTGAGCAATATTTGGAATACATTCGCAAAGTGAAGCAAAGCGTGAGTATCCCCATCATTGGAAGTCTCAATGGTTACACTTCCGGTGGATGGACAAACTTTGCAAAGCTTATACAAGAAGCCGGTGCAGATGGGATTGAGTTAAATCTCTATAACGTTCCAACCGATGCAAATGTTACAGGAAAGGAATTGGAAGAAGACTTTGCAGAGACTCTATGGCAAGTTCGCAAAACTGTTTCTATTCCAATTGCATTAAAACTCAGTCCATATTTCAGTAATCTAATGAACTGTGCCAAAAAATTTGCCAATATGGGTGCCAATGCTCTCGTTCTATTCAATCGTTTTTATCAACCTGATTTTGATTTAGAGCATCTAGAAGTAAAATCCCATGTGCAGCTTTCTACGCCAAATGACTTACGGATATCGCTTCGTTGGATTGCGTTACTCTATACGAAAGTTCACGCTGATTTGGCTGGCACAGGTGGGGTGCATAGAGCCGAAGATATGTTGAAGCTTCTCATGGCAGGGGCTAATGTCGGTATGCTCTGCTCTGTATTGATTCGAGAAGGAATCAAGAAAATTTCTGTGATAGAAAAGGATATGATAGCTTGGATGGAAAAGCATGAATACGAATCTGTAACGCAAATGCTCGGAAGTATGAGTGCGGCTAAATACCATACTCCATTCGAATATGAGCGTGCACAATATATTAAAGCATTACATAGTGTGCACGTTCATGCTGAGAAGTGA
- a CDS encoding AAA family ATPase — translation MELLLIKTQIKEILKLVEPLAEYYRLNFKDITDYEKRVIYAEHLLASEMIRIASYLYANDPKEVDKTLPTFAEILKEIDSSTRYDKSKLLSEIELYIKNQPQGKKNLVIEELDPPMLLRVVKFYDSVFLTNNMYIVANFLFQVLNLIVKQDGVVTEIEKRLLTRYQSILHESNEDLYSDLPGTKKDYLNLNSVFNDFFGSVATTIKKDSGSKDNSSKEAKENKPQGNVQEAGKEEVYDLDQLMKELNELIGLSAVKGEVTNLVNVLKVEKLRKEKNLPVPTRSLHMVFTGNPGTGKTTIGRLIAKIFKALGVLEKGHLIETDRSGLVAGYVGQTAAKTIEICQKSLGGVLFIDEAYALAEGGENDFGREAINTLLKFMEDNRGNFIVIVAGYTDNMQTFINKNPGLQSRFNKYIVFDDYSPEELFAIFSSITTKSKLKLTEEAATKVKEILQSHYDKRDKKFGNGRFARNLFEKIYGNQANRLVTVTNLDEEGLCTIATEDISDL, via the coding sequence TTGGAATTACTTTTAATCAAAACACAAATTAAAGAAATCTTAAAACTAGTTGAGCCACTCGCAGAATACTACAGGCTAAATTTTAAAGACATCACTGATTACGAAAAACGAGTCATCTACGCAGAACATTTGTTAGCCTCTGAGATGATTCGTATTGCGAGTTACCTTTACGCAAACGATCCAAAAGAAGTAGATAAGACCCTTCCTACGTTTGCAGAAATTCTAAAAGAAATTGACTCCTCCACTCGCTACGACAAATCAAAATTACTCTCAGAAATTGAACTCTATATAAAAAACCAACCACAGGGCAAAAAGAATTTAGTCATCGAAGAGCTAGACCCTCCGATGTTACTTCGTGTTGTAAAATTTTACGATTCAGTATTTCTCACAAACAATATGTATATCGTAGCAAACTTTTTATTTCAAGTTCTAAATCTAATTGTAAAACAAGATGGAGTCGTGACTGAAATAGAGAAGCGGTTACTTACCCGTTACCAGTCAATTCTACACGAATCAAACGAAGATTTGTATTCCGATTTACCGGGAACAAAAAAAGACTATCTCAATCTAAATTCAGTCTTTAACGACTTCTTCGGAAGTGTTGCAACAACTATCAAGAAAGATTCTGGAAGTAAAGACAATTCCTCAAAAGAGGCAAAAGAGAATAAGCCGCAGGGTAATGTGCAGGAAGCAGGAAAAGAAGAAGTTTATGATTTAGACCAACTCATGAAAGAATTAAATGAACTCATTGGTCTTTCTGCGGTTAAGGGCGAAGTCACAAACTTAGTCAATGTATTAAAAGTAGAAAAGCTACGCAAAGAAAAAAATCTTCCCGTTCCAACTAGAAGCCTTCACATGGTGTTTACCGGTAACCCGGGAACAGGAAAGACTACAATCGGAAGACTCATCGCAAAGATATTTAAAGCGTTAGGCGTCTTAGAAAAAGGTCATTTGATAGAAACAGATAGATCGGGACTAGTCGCAGGCTACGTAGGACAAACCGCTGCAAAGACAATTGAGATTTGCCAGAAGTCACTCGGCGGTGTATTATTCATCGATGAAGCCTACGCACTCGCAGAAGGTGGCGAGAATGACTTTGGTCGAGAAGCAATCAACACACTTCTAAAATTCATGGAAGACAATCGTGGCAACTTCATCGTAATCGTTGCGGGTTACACGGATAATATGCAGACCTTTATAAATAAAAATCCAGGTCTACAATCCCGCTTCAATAAATACATTGTATTCGACGACTATAGCCCGGAAGAATTATTTGCAATCTTCTCGTCTATCACTACAAAATCAAAACTCAAACTCACAGAAGAAGCCGCAACAAAGGTAAAAGAAATTTTACAATCCCACTACGATAAACGGGATAAAAAGTTTGGCAACGGTCGATTTGCCCGTAACCTCTTCGAGAAGATTTATGGAAACCAAGCTAATAGATTAGTTACTGTCACCAATCTAGACGAAGAGGGACTCTGCACAATTGCGACTGAAGACATTTCTGATTTGTAA
- a CDS encoding 5-bromo-4-chloroindolyl phosphate hydrolysis family protein — protein MPEENNKITDEEVKWGRRSHLSMLLAYPLLLILLSKGVAFAFPIAMLGAMLVPLYILFTKGGKSKFVASHAKEAIFMQGFMATLGAGVSYLWGGDKVIDGNLPTGSTIMQILSYTSMGIYHFGATITGSIKASYKSLIKYPMSFFKQPDLEKDRSDFEAQMAELRTLENLDKVTASMLKETMAIGKDRVAEIDKLSAKIQDPSVKAKVLEIREQVVKIFENFKNDPEDIKISRQFLSYYLDTTIKIIRKYIDLSSQKVISPELKESLKRVDELLVSIIDAFQKHHDKLIQNDIMDLDAEITVMDKTLKMEGM, from the coding sequence ATGCCAGAAGAAAACAATAAAATTACCGATGAAGAGGTAAAATGGGGTAGACGCTCTCACCTGTCTATGCTTCTCGCCTACCCTCTTCTACTCATTTTACTATCTAAAGGCGTTGCGTTTGCCTTTCCGATTGCGATGCTTGGAGCCATGCTTGTTCCTTTGTATATTTTATTTACCAAAGGGGGCAAATCTAAATTTGTCGCATCTCATGCAAAGGAAGCGATTTTTATGCAAGGCTTTATGGCAACACTCGGTGCAGGGGTTAGCTATCTATGGGGTGGTGACAAAGTGATAGACGGTAATTTGCCTACAGGCAGCACTATCATGCAAATTCTCTCTTATACCTCGATGGGAATTTATCATTTTGGTGCAACGATAACAGGCTCAATTAAAGCCTCTTACAAAAGTCTAATCAAATACCCAATGAGTTTTTTCAAACAACCTGACTTAGAAAAAGATAGATCTGACTTTGAAGCACAGATGGCAGAGCTTCGCACTCTTGAGAATCTAGACAAGGTAACAGCTAGTATGCTCAAAGAGACGATGGCTATCGGCAAAGACAGAGTAGCCGAAATAGACAAACTCTCAGCAAAAATACAAGACCCATCTGTAAAAGCAAAAGTATTAGAAATCAGAGAACAAGTAGTAAAAATCTTTGAGAACTTTAAGAACGACCCTGAAGATATAAAAATTTCTAGACAGTTTCTTTCTTACTACCTCGACACTACAATCAAGATTATCCGCAAGTATATAGATCTCTCTTCGCAAAAAGTAATTTCACCTGAACTAAAAGAATCTTTGAAACGAGTAGATGAGCTTTTAGTCTCTATCATAGATGCATTTCAAAAGCACCATGATAAACTCATTCAAAATGACATCATGGACTTAGACGCAGAGATTACAGTCATGGACAAAACCTTGAAAATGGAAGGAATGTAA